The segment CAATGCCCTCAGAGAGCCCCACAGGTCTATTTGTTCGGGAATAACATTATGCGCTTCTCCTGCTTCCAGGTGCCCAAAGGAAATAACGGCGCTTTCCGTAGGGTCTATTTCCCTACCCACTAACGCCTGAGCAGCGAGTATTACATGGGCAATGATCGTCCAAGGATCTACCGTAAGATGGGGGGCAGCGGCATGGCCACCGACACCTTGAATAGATATATGAAACCTGTCGGAGAGGGCAGTCATAATTCCAGGCCTCAACAATAATTTGCCGTACCCGTATTTGGGCCAAAAATGAAAACCCAAAGCATAACCAATATTATAGATGTCCAAAAGACCCGCATCGATCAACCGTTTTGCCCCACCAAGACCTTCTTCGGCTGGTTGAAACACCAACACCACGGATCTGTCGAGCATCTCTCTTCTTTGGGATAAAAGCAGTGCCACTCCCAACAACACCGCCATGTGGGCATCATGACCACAACCGTGCATTACCCCAGGGATACACGAAGCAAATGTAAGATCGGTTTCCTCTTGAAGAGGCAGGGCGTCCATAGGACACCTGATCATTATTGCCCTTCCTTCCCTTTTGCCACTTATTTTTCCTATGACGGCGGTGGTTTCCCCAAAGGCCTGCGTAACTTCAACACCGGGCATGCTTTTGAGGATTTGGAAAACTCTGGAAGATGTTACCCTTTCCTCAAAGGCCAACTCGGGAAAAACGTGAAAACCTCTTCTCCACTCGACCAATTGATCGTAAATATTAGTTGCCTCTTCAAAAAGATCTTCTTTTGTCTTGAGCCTCTCTTGCTTCGATATTCCCACAACCATCACCGTCGTCAACTAAACATTTTTAGCATAATTTCGGGATTGCTCCAAAACTCCGGCTTCACCGCAAAGGCCGAAGCATTTCCATACACCCAACCGTCTTCTATCGGAGCTTGAGAACCCTCTTGCTTTACAGTCCACGTTGGCATGCAGTTAAAACCCTTCACCTCAAGCTTAACCCAGGTAGGCCAATATCCGCTCAAAGATTTCCCGGTGCGTTTTTCGGAAGATATATGTTCGATATTGACTTTATGGCATGGGCCTGAGCTCTCTGCATAATAACCCTTGAAAGGGAAAAATGACAAGCCCCTTATCTGATCCCCATTGGACAGGAAAAAGGATTCTCCGAATATTGGAGATGATCCCCCTTCGATTAAGAGTTTCCCCTTAACGAGAACAGACGAAAAAGCTTTTACTAAAGAGCGATTTTCAACGAGATCTTTCATAAACACATATCCTATGCCATGGGGAACATATATGAAGTCTAAGTCACTATAATTCGTTATTTCATCATATGGAAGTGATATTACGTCATATCCTAGGGCCACCAGCAACTTTTCGTTATTGTCCCCTCCCAAAGTAAGAGCAGGATGATGCACCACTCCAACCTTTCTCTTATCGGAACGATAGCTCATATCGAACTCCAACATTTCCACGTTCAACTGTGCTGCGCCACGAGCATGAGCCACAACTACCTCCCACTCGATTTGTCTTTCCATCGCTATGAGCCGGGCAGCTGCAGTTTTCAACGACAGCAAGGAACGGTTGCCCGACAATTGGCCAACTATGGATAAAAAATCCGGTTTTTGCTTGAAAATAAAACCCGGTATATAACCCAAAGCAGTCCATGGAAGATCTCTGCCGACAGATATTTCTAGAAGTTGATACTCCCTAGGGTTTAAGACGGAGGAGAAGGCGACAGCATTTATTAAATTTGAAACGGAGTTAGGCAATTGCCGCGCAAACTCCAAAACGCGCCTTGCAGTTGTAGCGGAGGAACCGCTGGAAAAAAATACGGGAATAATAGGGCATTTCAATTGCTCAGCCACAGACGCCAAAACAGGGTTAACTTTAATTTTCTCCTCGCTACAACTTCCGAGGGAAGCAAAGAGTATATTTAAACGATCTTCCCGTGCCGCTGTGACGAACAGTTGTTTCAAGCGGTGTACGTTTTCAAGCAAACGCGAATCCAATACAGTTGCCGGCTCACCGAAAAGGACATACAGCAAAGCC is part of the Acetomicrobium thermoterrenum DSM 13490 genome and harbors:
- a CDS encoding M20 metallopeptidase family protein, with product MVVGISKQERLKTKEDLFEEATNIYDQLVEWRRGFHVFPELAFEERVTSSRVFQILKSMPGVEVTQAFGETTAVIGKISGKREGRAIMIRCPMDALPLQEETDLTFASCIPGVMHGCGHDAHMAVLLGVALLLSQRREMLDRSVVLVFQPAEEGLGGAKRLIDAGLLDIYNIGYALGFHFWPKYGYGKLLLRPGIMTALSDRFHISIQGVGGHAAAPHLTVDPWTIIAHVILAAQALVGREIDPTESAVISFGHLEAGEAHNVIPEQIDLWGSLRALNVEVRDFLQNRLEEMVPLLAKTFRGLGTIKYHRNYPQVINDERLTSLVLRIARDSFGDENLEIMDRPLMAGEDFAFYTQVIPSCFLLFGTGGKYWLHHPKYDVPEDLLPFAAGLEAYLAFCLSNMLSMGEDEIG
- a CDS encoding hydrogenobyrinic acid a,c-diamide synthase, producing MSDNKTFSMPRVIFADERDESLIPPGVIMAIALQQAGYKIKPFVVGIDEHLTALLYVLFGEPATVLDSRLLENVHRLKQLFVTAAREDRLNILFASLGSCSEEKIKVNPVLASVAEQLKCPIIPVFFSSGSSATTARRVLEFARQLPNSVSNLINAVAFSSVLNPREYQLLEISVGRDLPWTALGYIPGFIFKQKPDFLSIVGQLSGNRSLLSLKTAAARLIAMERQIEWEVVVAHARGAAQLNVEMLEFDMSYRSDKRKVGVVHHPALTLGGDNNEKLLVALGYDVISLPYDEITNYSDLDFIYVPHGIGYVFMKDLVENRSLVKAFSSVLVKGKLLIEGGSSPIFGESFFLSNGDQIRGLSFFPFKGYYAESSGPCHKVNIEHISSEKRTGKSLSGYWPTWVKLEVKGFNCMPTWTVKQEGSQAPIEDGWVYGNASAFAVKPEFWSNPEIMLKMFS